Proteins from a single region of Crassaminicella profunda:
- a CDS encoding glucose-6-phosphate isomerase has protein sequence MKNIRFDYSNASIKEHEMEYLKTQIVEAHEMIHERTGAGNDFLGWVDYPINYDKEEFIRIKEAAEKIRGNSDVLIVVGIGGSYLGARAAIEALSHCFYNMMDGVKILFAGNNISGTYLKNLLEVIDGKDVSINVISKSGTTTEPAIAFRVLKKHIEEKYGKEEARRRIYATTDKSKGALRTLAQKEGYETFVIPDDVGGRFSVLTPVGLLPIAVAGIDIEKMMQGAKDARNLYMEKDLDKNMCYQYAAVRNILHRKGKNIEVLVNYEPSLHYISEWWKQLYGESEGKDGKGIFPAAVDFSTDLHSMGQYIQDGRRDLFETVLNIEAPKLDMTIEADEDNLDGLNYLSTKTMDFVNKKAFEGTLLAHIDGSVPNLILNVPKMDAYYFGNLIYFFEKACGMSGYLLGVNPFDQPGVESYKKNMFALLGKPGYEDLREELEKRI, from the coding sequence ATGAAAAATATACGTTTTGATTATTCAAATGCATCTATTAAGGAACATGAAATGGAGTACTTAAAAACACAAATAGTAGAGGCGCATGAAATGATTCATGAAAGAACAGGTGCAGGAAATGACTTTTTAGGATGGGTAGATTATCCTATCAATTATGATAAGGAAGAATTTATAAGAATCAAAGAAGCAGCAGAAAAAATAAGAGGAAATTCTGATGTATTGATTGTTGTAGGAATTGGTGGATCTTACTTAGGAGCAAGAGCTGCTATTGAAGCCCTTAGCCACTGCTTTTACAATATGATGGATGGAGTGAAGATTTTATTTGCAGGAAATAATATTAGTGGAACTTATTTAAAAAATCTATTAGAAGTAATTGATGGAAAAGACGTAAGTATCAACGTAATCTCCAAATCAGGGACAACTACAGAGCCTGCTATTGCTTTTAGAGTATTAAAAAAACATATTGAAGAAAAGTATGGAAAAGAGGAAGCAAGACGAAGAATCTATGCTACTACGGATAAATCAAAGGGTGCCTTAAGAACTTTAGCACAAAAAGAAGGTTATGAAACCTTTGTTATTCCTGATGATGTGGGAGGAAGATTTTCAGTACTTACCCCTGTAGGGCTACTTCCTATTGCAGTTGCAGGAATAGATATAGAGAAAATGATGCAAGGAGCTAAGGATGCTAGAAATCTTTATATGGAAAAAGATTTAGACAAAAATATGTGTTATCAGTATGCAGCTGTTAGAAACATTCTTCATAGAAAAGGAAAAAATATAGAGGTATTAGTAAATTATGAGCCTAGTCTACATTATATTTCTGAATGGTGGAAGCAGCTATATGGAGAGAGTGAAGGAAAAGACGGAAAAGGCATATTCCCAGCAGCAGTAGACTTTTCAACAGATTTACATTCTATGGGACAATACATACAAGATGGAAGACGAGATTTGTTTGAAACGGTGCTAAATATTGAAGCACCAAAATTAGATATGACCATTGAAGCAGATGAAGATAATCTAGATGGATTAAATTACTTAAGTACAAAAACAATGGACTTTGTAAATAAAAAGGCATTTGAAGGAACATTACTTGCACATATAGATGGATCTGTTCCAAATCTTATTCTAAATGTACCAAAGATGGATGCATACTATTTTGGAAATCTTATCTATTTCTTTGAAAAAGCATGCGGAATGAGTGGTTATTTATTAGGGGTTAATCCATTTGATCAGCCAGGGGTAGAAAGTTATAAGAAAAATATGTTTGCACTTCTTGGAAAGCCTGGATATGAAGATTTGAGAGAAGAATTAGAAAAGAGAATATAA
- a CDS encoding class II fructose-1,6-bisphosphate aldolase, which translates to MLVTGKEILQHAHENGYAVGAFNVNNMEAVQAIIEAAEETKSPVIIQASQGGLKYAGVEYIAGMGKIAAEKTSVPVAIHLDHGTDFKQIMLCIRNGFTSVMIDGSHHPLEENINKTKQIVEMAHAVGVSVEAELGKIGGTEDDISVDEKDATYTDPDEAVRFVKETGVDSLAIAVGTAHGPYKGEPKLDFDRIKVIKERLNMPIVLHGSSGVPEESIKRAVSLGINKINIDTDIRMAFHKAVKEFVQTNPDVYDPRKIVGPARVAMKEIIAEKMRMFGAAGKAWR; encoded by the coding sequence ATGCTAGTAACTGGTAAAGAAATACTTCAGCATGCCCATGAAAATGGATATGCAGTTGGAGCATTTAACGTAAACAACATGGAAGCAGTACAAGCAATTATTGAAGCAGCAGAGGAAACAAAATCACCTGTAATCATTCAAGCAAGTCAAGGTGGACTTAAATACGCAGGAGTAGAATATATTGCTGGAATGGGGAAAATTGCAGCAGAAAAGACTTCGGTTCCTGTTGCTATTCATTTAGATCATGGCACTGATTTTAAACAAATCATGCTATGTATTCGTAATGGATTTACTTCTGTTATGATTGATGGGTCTCACCATCCATTAGAAGAAAATATAAATAAGACAAAGCAAATTGTAGAAATGGCTCATGCAGTAGGTGTATCTGTTGAAGCAGAACTTGGAAAAATCGGTGGAACAGAAGATGATATATCTGTAGATGAAAAGGATGCTACTTATACAGATCCAGATGAAGCCGTTCGTTTTGTAAAAGAGACGGGTGTAGACTCGTTAGCTATTGCAGTAGGAACAGCCCATGGACCTTATAAGGGAGAGCCAAAGCTTGATTTTGATAGAATTAAAGTAATAAAAGAAAGATTAAATATGCCTATCGTACTTCATGGTTCATCTGGTGTACCAGAAGAAAGTATTAAACGCGCAGTTAGTCTTGGAATTAACAAAATCAATATTGATACGGACATAAGAATGGCTTTTCATAAGGCAGTAAAAGAATTTGTACAAACGAATCCTGATGTTTATGATCCAAGAAAAATCGTAGGACCAGCAAGAGTAGCAATGAAGGAAATCATTGCAGAAAAAATGAGAATGTTCGGTGCAGCAGGTAAAGCTTGGAGATAG
- the pfkA gene encoding 6-phosphofructokinase, with translation MKTIGVLTSGGDAPGMNAAIRAVVRAGIYNDMKVMGIDQGYNGLINGNIKEMNLSSVADIIHRGGTILKTARCEEFRTEEGRKKALNVLKVFGIEGLVVIGGDGSFTGASKLSEAGIKTIGIPGTIDNDLAYTDYTIGFDTAVNTVVDAITKIRDTSTSHGRANIVEVMGRHCGDIALYAGLAGGAESVIVPEEEFSIDDVCRKLIQGRSRGKLHSIIMLAEGIGGNAFELGKEIEEVTGIETKVTVLGHIQRGGSPSSFDRILASKMGAKAVELIMNDESGRVVGMKENKIMHMDIHEALSVERIFDKEMYELTKILSI, from the coding sequence TTGAAAACCATAGGTGTACTAACCAGTGGAGGAGATGCTCCAGGAATGAATGCAGCCATAAGAGCTGTGGTTCGAGCGGGAATATATAATGATATGAAAGTAATGGGCATTGATCAAGGATATAATGGACTGATCAATGGAAACATTAAAGAGATGAACCTATCTTCTGTTGCGGATATTATTCACAGAGGAGGAACCATTTTAAAAACAGCAAGATGTGAAGAATTCAGAACAGAAGAAGGAAGAAAAAAAGCATTAAATGTTCTAAAAGTTTTTGGTATAGAAGGACTTGTAGTCATCGGTGGAGATGGTTCCTTTACAGGAGCTTCTAAGCTTAGTGAAGCAGGAATCAAAACCATTGGAATTCCAGGAACCATTGATAATGATTTAGCCTATACAGACTACACAATTGGTTTTGATACAGCAGTAAATACAGTAGTGGATGCCATCACTAAAATAAGGGATACTTCTACCTCCCATGGAAGAGCAAATATTGTTGAAGTAATGGGAAGACATTGTGGAGATATTGCCCTTTATGCAGGTCTTGCAGGCGGGGCTGAAAGTGTTATTGTACCAGAAGAAGAATTTTCTATTGATGATGTATGTAGAAAACTGATTCAAGGAAGAAGCAGAGGAAAGCTTCATAGTATTATCATGCTTGCAGAAGGAATCGGTGGAAATGCCTTTGAATTAGGAAAAGAAATAGAAGAAGTAACAGGAATAGAAACAAAGGTTACAGTTCTTGGGCATATTCAAAGGGGAGGAAGTCCATCGTCCTTTGATAGAATCCTTGCAAGCAAAATGGGAGCAAAAGCAGTAGAACTTATTATGAATGATGAATCTGGAAGAGTCGTAGGCATGAAGGAGAATAAAATCATGCATATGGATATTCATGAAGCACTCAGTGTTGAAAGAATATTTGATAAAGAAATGTATGAGCTGACCAAGATACTTTCTATTTAG
- a CDS encoding PTS sugar transporter subunit IIA — translation MEKIITTDLIDLNLKVATKEEAIKRMVERVNQCGRLNDASSYLKVVMEREEMSTTGIGFGIGIPHGKSNAVKIPTLAFGRCEDGIEWQSLDGQVVKMIFLIAVPEEAASNQHLRILAALSRRMMNEEFRNKLLEIGNEKELINLLEDVLAEIAA, via the coding sequence ATGGAAAAAATTATCACTACTGATTTGATAGATTTAAATTTAAAAGTAGCAACAAAAGAAGAAGCTATAAAGAGAATGGTAGAGAGAGTCAATCAATGTGGAAGACTAAACGATGCAAGTAGCTATTTAAAGGTTGTGATGGAAAGAGAAGAGATGTCAACTACAGGAATAGGCTTTGGAATAGGGATACCACATGGAAAAAGTAATGCTGTAAAAATTCCAACTTTGGCATTTGGTAGATGTGAAGATGGAATCGAGTGGCAATCTTTAGATGGTCAAGTTGTAAAGATGATCTTTCTTATTGCAGTACCAGAAGAAGCAGCATCCAACCAACATTTAAGAATTTTAGCAGCTTTGTCTAGAAGAATGATGAATGAAGAATTCAGAAATAAACTTTTAGAAATAGGAAATGAGAAAGAACTAATCAATTTATTAGAGGATGTTTTAGCAGAAATAGCTGCATAG
- a CDS encoding PTS fructose transporter subunit IIC — translation MKDEVKNVRTYLMTGVSYMIPIVVIGGVLIALAIALSGVEAGTGANVTNPILEKMLNIGAKAFGLMVPVLAGYIAFGIADRPGLAPGLVGGALANEIGAGFLGGIVAGFVAGYTAKWIKSWKVPTQLRAIMPIFVIPLLTSLVVGTVMYIIGAPISSLMESMTATLKSMGTGNSVFLAIIMGAMIAFDMGGPVNKVAFMFGAAMISEGVYTIMGPVAVAICVPPLAMGVATLLSPKKYSKTEKEAGKGALAMGLIGITEGAIPFAAGDPFRVIPSIVVGSSIGAAIAAIGKVGDHAPHGGPIVLPVVDNRIMFIIAVLVGVAIAAFMVNALKKDVVEEREEENNDEEISIDF, via the coding sequence ATGAAAGATGAAGTGAAAAATGTAAGAACTTATCTTATGACAGGTGTATCTTACATGATTCCAATTGTTGTAATAGGTGGGGTATTAATTGCACTAGCCATTGCACTAAGTGGGGTAGAAGCTGGAACAGGAGCAAATGTAACTAATCCAATTTTAGAAAAAATGTTAAACATCGGTGCTAAAGCCTTTGGACTTATGGTACCTGTATTGGCAGGATATATTGCTTTTGGTATTGCAGATCGACCAGGACTTGCACCAGGACTTGTTGGTGGTGCATTAGCTAATGAAATAGGAGCAGGATTTTTAGGGGGGATTGTAGCAGGTTTTGTAGCAGGATATACGGCTAAATGGATTAAATCATGGAAAGTACCTACTCAGTTAAGAGCTATCATGCCAATATTCGTTATTCCTTTATTAACATCATTAGTTGTAGGTACAGTAATGTATATTATTGGAGCTCCAATTAGCAGTTTGATGGAATCAATGACAGCCACATTAAAGAGTATGGGAACAGGAAATTCAGTATTTCTTGCAATCATCATGGGTGCAATGATTGCCTTTGATATGGGTGGACCAGTCAATAAGGTTGCCTTCATGTTTGGAGCAGCTATGATTAGTGAGGGTGTATATACAATTATGGGTCCAGTAGCAGTAGCTATTTGTGTACCACCTCTAGCAATGGGGGTTGCAACACTTTTAAGTCCTAAAAAATATAGTAAGACAGAAAAAGAAGCAGGTAAGGGTGCTCTTGCAATGGGATTGATAGGTATTACAGAAGGGGCTATTCCATTTGCAGCAGGAGATCCATTTAGAGTAATTCCGTCTATTGTTGTAGGCTCATCTATTGGAGCAGCAATTGCAGCAATAGGAAAAGTAGGAGACCATGCACCACATGGAGGACCAATTGTACTTCCTGTAGTAGATAACAGAATCATGTTTATTATAGCTGTATTAGTTGGAGTTGCCATTGCAGCATTTATGGTAAATGCATTGAAAAAGGATGTAGTAGAAGAAAGAGAAGAAGAAAATAATGATGAAGAGATTAGTATAGATTTTTAA
- a CDS encoding PTS fructose-like transporter subunit IIB — MNMKILAVTACPTGIAHTYMAAEALEKEGKVKGFEIKVETQGSIGIENEITKDDLEGADVVILTKDMAIKGKDRFKGIPVVNVAIGDVIKKTGPLLDKIVDHLSSKK, encoded by the coding sequence ATGAATATGAAAATATTAGCTGTAACTGCTTGTCCAACAGGTATTGCTCATACTTATATGGCTGCGGAAGCTTTAGAAAAGGAAGGGAAAGTAAAAGGTTTTGAAATAAAAGTAGAGACTCAAGGATCTATAGGAATTGAAAATGAAATTACAAAAGATGATTTAGAAGGTGCAGATGTAGTTATTTTGACAAAGGATATGGCTATAAAAGGAAAAGACAGATTTAAAGGAATTCCTGTTGTGAATGTAGCCATTGGAGATGTGATTAAGAAAACGGGCCCATTACTAGATAAGATTGTGGATCATTTAAGTAGTAAAAAATAG
- a CDS encoding HPr family phosphocarrier protein translates to MYCEEVIVQNEMGLHARPAQVLVKESSKFQSEITMVKKDRPYNAKSIISVMSMGAMKGDKITLEAEGKDEKEAVKAIASLIKSGFGE, encoded by the coding sequence ATGTATTGTGAAGAAGTAATTGTGCAAAATGAAATGGGACTCCATGCAAGGCCAGCGCAGGTATTAGTAAAGGAAAGTTCAAAGTTTCAATCAGAAATTACAATGGTTAAAAAGGATAGACCGTATAATGCAAAGAGTATTATTAGCGTAATGAGTATGGGAGCAATGAAGGGGGATAAAATTACTTTAGAAGCTGAAGGGAAAGATGAAAAAGAGGCTGTAAAAGCTATTGCATCCCTTATAAAGAGTGGATTTGGAGAATAA